In the Ictalurus punctatus breed USDA103 chromosome 7, Coco_2.0, whole genome shotgun sequence genome, one interval contains:
- the gpaa1 gene encoding glycosylphosphatidylinositol anchor attachment 1 protein, whose protein sequence is MGLLSDPNRRKALTSLLTRLNTPICVVCYLAAVAWFMGMAFEPFTLRTYMSENAMGSTMVEERFPSGERALATAREFAAQKKKVGGMPVDWLVKTMQARGLEVFTQSFSRTLPFPDESKERFMVRGTNVYGILRAPRAPRTESLVLSAPCSPGNSNNQAVGLLLGLAQYFRSQIYWAKDIIFLVNEHDLIGMQAWLEGYHHTNITGMSFTPLQGRAGSIQAALSLELSSDVITSLDLVLEGLNGQLPNLDLANLFNAFCQKLGVLCTIQGKLQRNDWDTTEGYTVAAQTMMLMVLKQASGRPWGDHGLFLRYHIEAATIRGINSFRHYKTDATTLGRLLEGMFRKLNNLLERLHQSYFFYLMPSLSRFVSIGYYMPAFGLLAAILLLRALDLWVQIGSPAPITQDGVGEAEPPSSPGVLSVLTPIAISHLTGVALYTLPILSQDMAVEHFPVSETEAVVLTAIAIYTAGLALPHNTHRLISGEGTEQGWRLLKLAALLYLAVLLGCTALINFSLGFILAVTLVPAAACVTPHMPKSLGALAMVLLSPGCAIFYCIFLFQDLQETPVTLPECSVLFLSVISQGILDHTLYGSLVYPLLALFVYPCWLLLWNVLFWK, encoded by the exons ATGGGTCTGTTATCTGACCCGAACCGAAGGAAGGCGTTGACCAGTCTCCTCACGCGCCTCAACACTCCCATATG TGTGGTGTGCTACCTGGCGGCCGTTGCCTGGTTCATGGGCATGGCGTTTGAGCCGTTCACTCTGCGGACGTACATGTCGGAGAACGCAATGGGTTCCACCATGGTGGAGGAGCGGTTCCCCTCAGGAGAACGAGCCTTGGCTACCGCACGGGAGTTTGCAGCGCAAAAGAAAAAGGTTGG GGGCATGCCGGTGGACTGGCTGGTGAAGACGATGCAGGCCAGAGGGCTGGAGGTTTTCACTCAGAGCTTCTCACGCACTCTGCCGTTCCCTGACGAGAGCAAGGAGAGATTT atggtTCGAGGCACTAATGTGTATGGGATCTTGCGAGCGCCTCGAGCTCCACGAACAGAATCCCTGGTGCTCAGCGCCCCCTGCAGTCCCGGCAACAGCAACAACCAGGCAGTCGGCCTCCTGCTGGGTCTCGCCCAGTATTTCAGAA GTCAGATTTACTGGGCTAAAGACATCATATTCCTGGTGAACGAGCATGACCTCATTGGCATGCAGGCTTGGTTAGAGGGCTACCATCACACCAACATCACTG GGATGAGTTTCACGCCGCTACAGGGCCGAGCCGGCTCCATCCAGGCTGCTCTCTCGCTGGAGCTCAGCAGTGACGTGATCACCAGTCTGGACCTGGTACTAGAGGGGCTAAACGGGCAGCTCCCTAACCTGGACCTGGCCAATCTCTTCAATGCCTTCTGCCAGAAGCTCGGCGTCCTCTGCACCATTCAGGGGAAG CTCCAGAGAAACGACTGGGACACTACGGAGGGTTACACCGTCGCCGCACAGACCATGATGCTGATGGTGCTGAAGCAGGCGAGCGGTCGGCCCTGGGGTGACCACGGTCTCTTCCTACGCTACCACATCGAGGCCGCGACCATCCGCGGCATCAACAGCTTCAGACACTACAAGACTGACGCCACCACTCTCGGCAG GCTGTTGGAGGGAATGTTCAGGAAGTTGAATAATCTCCTGGAGAGACTTCACCAGTCCTACTTCTTCTACCTGATGCCTTCGCTGTCTCGCTTCGTCTCTATCGGATACTACATGCCTGCGTTTGGCCTGCTGGCTGCCATCCTGCTGCTGCGA GCGTTAGATCTGTGGGTCCAGATCGGGAGTCCAGCTCCAATAACCCAGGATGGAGTCGGTGAAGCAGAACCG CCGTCTAGTCCAGGTGTCCTGTCTGTGCTGACTCCTATAGCGATCAGTCACCTGACAGGCGTGGCTCTGTACACACTCCCCATCCTGTCTCAGGACATGGCAGTAGAGCACTTCCCCGTGTCTGAGACCGAGGCCGTGGTTCTCACCGCCATCGCTATCTACACTGCAGGCTTGGCACtgccacacaacacacacag gttgATCTCAGGTGAGGGAACGGAGCAGGGTTGGCGGTTGCTGAAACTGGCGGCGCTGCTCTACCTGGCCGTGCTGCTCGGCTGCACGGCTCTCATCAACTTCTCCTTGGGCTTCATCCTGGCCGTCACGCTGGTGCCTGCTGCTGCCTGCGTCACGCCACACATGCCCAA gtCTTTAGGTGCCTTGGCGATGGTGCTGCTCAGTCCAGGCTGCGCAATCTTCTACTGCATCTTCCTCTTCCAGGACCTCCAGGAAACGCCGGTGACGCTTCCCGAGTGCTCTGTGCTCTTCCTGTCTGTCATCTCTCAGGGCATCCTGGACCACACCCTCTACGGTTCGCTGGTCTACCCTCTGCTGGCGCTGTTCGTGTATCCGTGCTGGCTGCTGCTCTGGAACGTTCTGTTCTGGAAATAA
- the sharpin gene encoding ranBP-type and C3HC4-type zinc finger-containing protein 1: MALSSGVWAPVFPSPALQQGSGSGCGTVLMSVRVSVSRATLRTLRSLRSPGVCEDDAALRLQLSMDPNRPGDFRLTLRDSGSNGRIMSLAEFELCAVRYEIKSPRCHELCVIKPPHDTLTFTFRSEQEAQEWATVMISSLREAHRVAGIASQPTEDSVDYLKPVEQSAALSLSAKEELCAELARAIEAGDAQAAVQHATSLAHQQIPLTIQPARKDSEDGEISLAVAVEDATSSCCVTVKVAPHMTVASLKQQMFAEYGFHPRVQRWVIGQCLCSEQRSLVSYGVCRDGDTAFLYLLSARHARLSRLQCQQDQESALLTPTPKPAPTLAPASHDWRGYSTLPPRLHHSNTGGGGGAGKHSISDSMNLERLQLGGPGLGWSCPSCTFINKSTRPGCEICSTERPTRPELSASEDAALLL; this comes from the exons ATGGCTCTGAGTTCGGGGGTTTGGGCTCCGGTTTTTCCGTCTCCGGCGCTCCAGCAGGGCTCGGGTTCGGGCTGCGGTACGGTGCTGATGTCGGTGCGGGTGTCGGTGTCGCGGGCGACGCTGCGAACTCTGCGGTCGCTCCGTTCTCCCGGTGTCTGCGAGGATGACGCGGCTCTCCGCCTACAGCTCAGCATGGACCCGAACCGGCCCGGAGACTTCCGCCTCACCCTCAGAGACTCCGGCAGTAACGGCAGGATCATG TCTCTGGCCGAGTTCGAGCTGTGCGCCGTGAGGTACGAGATCAAATCACCTCGCTGCCACGAACTGTGCGTCATCAAGCCGCCGCACGACACGCTGACCTTCACCTTCCGCAGCGAGCAGGAGGCCCAGGAGTGGGCCACCGTCATGATCTCGTCACTGAGGGAAGCCCACAGAG TCGCAGGCATCGCCTCGCAGCCCACCGAGGACTCGGTAGACTATCTGAAACCTGTCGAGCAGAGCGCAGCCTTGTCATTATCAGCTAAAG AGGAGCTGTGTGCTGAGCTGGCCAGAGCCATCGAGGCCGGGGACGCTCAGGCGGCGGTGCAGCACGCCACGTCGCTGGCACACCAGCAGATTCCGCTCACCATCCAGCCGGCTCGAAAGGACTCCGAAGACGGAGAGATCAG CTTGGCAGTTGCGGTTGAAGACGCCACGTCGTCCTGTTGCGTCACGGTTAAAGTCGCCCCACACATGACTGTGGCGTCTCTCAAGCAGCAG ATGTTTGCCGAATACGGTTTCCACCCGCGAGTGCAGCGCTGGGTCATCGGTCAGTGTTTGTGCTCTGAGCAGCGCTCGCTGGTGTCGTACGGCGTGTGTCGAGACGGAGACACGGCGTTTCTCTACCTCCTCTCAGCGCGCCACGCCCGCCTTAGCCGTCTGCAGTGCCAGCAGGACCAGGAGAGCGCCCTCCTCACACCCACGCCCAAACCGGCGCCGACCCTGGCACCGGCCAGTCACGACTGGAGAGGCTACAGCACGCTGCCGCCCCGACTCCATCACTCCAACACAG ggGGCGGGGGCGGAGCTGGGAAGCACAGCATCAGTGACAGCATGAACCTGGAAAGACTGCAGCTGGGTGGACCCGGG CTTGGCTGGTCGTGTCCTTCGTGTACATTTATAAACAAGTCGACGAGGCCCGGATGTGAAATCTGCAGTACAGAAAGACCCACTCGACCGGAGCTCAGCGCATCCGAGGACGCGGCTCTTCTCCTATAA